The following are from one region of the Arachis duranensis cultivar V14167 chromosome 10, aradu.V14167.gnm2.J7QH, whole genome shotgun sequence genome:
- the LOC107471293 gene encoding LOW QUALITY PROTEIN: probable xyloglucan 6-xylosyltransferase 3 (The sequence of the model RefSeq protein was modified relative to this genomic sequence to represent the inferred CDS: inserted 3 bases in 2 codons), whose product MPATIGDEQRDAATIFLGDEDIVGRFSFDGHFPGIPNPSGRQIQKTFNNIKITILCGFVTILVLRGTIGVNLSSSDADAVNQSLIEETNRILAEIRSDSDPDDNDXLSPNATAAFSLGPKISDWDQQRHQWLQQNPEXLLLTGSPPKPCDNPIGDHYLLKSIKNKIDYCRLHGIEIVYNLAHLDKELAGYWAKLPMIRRLMFSHPEVEWIWWMDSDAFFTDMVFELPLSKYDDYNLVLHGYPDLLFEQKSWIAVNTGSFLFRNCQWSLDLLDDWAPMGPKGLVREEAGKVLTANLKGRPAFEADDQSALIYLLLSKKEKWMDKVFLENSYYLHGYWAGLVDRYEEMVEKYHPGLGDERWPFVTHFVGCKPCGSYGDYPVERCLSSMERAFNFADNQVLKLYGFRHRGLLSPKIKRIRNETVTPLEYVDQFDIRRHSTVSSESKSQ is encoded by the exons ATGCCGGCAACGATAGGAGATGAACAACGAGACGCCG CAACGATATTCCTAGGTGATGAGGATATTGTGGGACGGTTTTCCTTTGATGGGCACTTTCCG GGTATTCCAAACCCTAGTGGCCGCCAGATCCAGAAGACCTTCAACAACATCAAGATCACCATCCTCTGCGGTTTCGTCACCATCCTTGTCCTTCGCGGTACCATCGGCGTCAACCTCTCCTCCTCCGACGCTGATGCCGTTAACCAGAGCCTCATCGAGGAGACCAACCGCATTCTCGCTGAGATCCGCTCCGACTCCGACCCCGACGACAACGA ACTCAGCCCCAACGCCACCGCCGCCTTCTCCCTAGGCCCCAAGATCTCCGATTGGGATCAACAACGCCACCAATGGCTCCAGCAAAACCCTG TCTTGCTCCTCACTGGTTCACCTCCAAAACCCTGTGACAACCCAATTGGTGATCATTACTTGTTGAAGTCGATTAAGAACAAAATTGATTACTGTAGATTGCACGGGATTGAGATTGTGTACAATTTGGCGCATTTGGATAAGGAACTTGCTGGGTATTGGGCCAAATTGCCAATGATTAGAAGGTTGATGTTCTCACACCCTGAGGTGGAGTGGATTTGGTGGATGGATAGTGATGCTTTCTTCACtgacatggtttttgagcttccTTTGTCTAAGTATGATGATTACAATTTGGTACTTCATGGTTACCCTGATTTGTTGTTTGAGCAGAAGTCTTGGATTGCTGTGAATACCGGCAGCTTCTTGTTTCGGAATTGCCAGTGGTCTTTAGATTTGCTTGATGATTGGGCTCCCATGGGCCCCAAGGGTCTAGTGAGGGAGGAGGCTGGTAAGGTCTTAACTGCAAATTTGAAGGGTCGCCCGGCATTTGAGGCCGATGATCAATCTGCATTGATATACCTTTTGTTGTCCAAAAAGGAGAAGTGGATGGATAAGGTTTTCCTTGAGAATTCTTACTACCTGCACGGTTACTGGGCTGGCTTGGTTGACCGGTATGAAGAGATGGTTGAGAAGTACCATCCCGGATTAGGAGATGAGAGGTGGCCTTTCGTGACACATTTTGTGGGATGTAAACCTTGTGGGAGCTATGGAGATTATCCTGTTGAGAGGTGCCTCAGTAGTATGGAGAGGGCTTTCAATTTTGCTGATAATCAGGTGCTCAAGCTCTATGGTTTCCGTCACCGTGGCTTGTTGAGCCCTAAGATCAAGAGAATAAGAAATGAGACAGTTACTCCTTTGGAGTATGTAGATCAGTTTGATATCAGAAGACATTCTACAGTGAGCAGTGAATCAAAAAGCCAGTGA
- the LOC110276983 gene encoding uncharacterized protein LOC110276983: protein MLIGFACLTDVEDSLETTIDAIIEGCNYSWEGNHGGIRKNLEDPCLAPFNEMKSWRESVLIAQSACQELDSICNEYIWTIPMYRVSPSDGGFRVLVTFKGPDFECSLGGDTCSNPREVRDSAAARMLANLRSKQKSASDFDSKA from the exons ATGTTGATTGGTTTTGCTTGCTTGACAGATGTGGAAGATAGTCTGGAAACAACAATAGACGCCATTATAGAGGGTTGTAATTATTCATGGGAAGGAAATCATGGAGGGATAAGAAAAAATCTTGAGGATCCATGCTTAGCTCCATTTAATGAGATGAAAAGTTGGAGAGAGTCTGTACTCATTGCACAAAGTGCTTGCCAG GAACTAGACAGTATATGTAATGAATATATTTGGACCATACCAATGTATCGAGTATCTCCATCAGACG GTGGATTCCGAGTTTTGGTGACCTTTAAAGGACCCGACTTCGAGTGTTCATTGGGGGGTGACACTTGTTCCAATCCTCGCGAAGTAAGAGACTCGGCTGCTGCAAGGATGTTGGCTAACTTAAGAAGCAAGCAAAAATCGGCTAGTGATTTTGACTCCAAGGCATAG
- the LOC110276046 gene encoding pentatricopeptide repeat-containing protein At5g61370, mitochondrial, translating into MNVLLNSACKRPLGQIMRVSISLYSTLPPISTPLPLQLQELCNVVTSTIGGLDELEFSLNKYRDSLTSSLVTQDIDSCKHEAHTRRLLRFFLWSSKNLSCKLENKDYNYALRVFTEKKDYTAMDILIGDLKKEGRVMDAETFGLVADTLVKLGKEDEALGIFKNLDKYKCSIDEFTVTAIINALCSRGHPKRAEGVVWHHKDKIAGSMLCIYRSLLYGWSVQRNVKEARRIIQEMKSNGVAPDLICYNTFLRCLCERNLRRNPSGLVPEALNVMMEMKSYKVFPTSISYNILLSCLGKTRRVKESCQILKKMKHSGCAPDWVSYYLVAKVLFLTGRFGKGKDIVDQMIGNGLVPNHKFYYSLIGILCGVERVNRALELFEKMKRSSLGGYGPVYDVLIPKLCRGGDFEKGRELWDEATGMGISLQCSRDVLDPSITEVFKPKRPEKISLEDSTITKPPNKVKKLSSKMKVMRTKSASMKKKKRRNK; encoded by the coding sequence ATGAATGTCTTGCTCAACTCTGCTTGCAAACGCCCTTTGGGTCAAATTATGAGAGTTTCAATCTCACTTTATTCCACATTGCCCCCAATATCAACACCATTACCTCTCCAGTTGCAAGAGCTGTGCAATGTTGTTACAAGCACTATTGGTGGGTTAGACGAATTGGAGTTTAGTCTGAATaagtatagagattctttgaCTTCATCTCTTGTAactcaggatattgattcttgTAAGCATGAGGCACATACTAGGAGATTGCTCAGGTTCTTCTTATGGTCTAGTAAGAATTTGAGTTGTAAGTTAGAAAATAAAGATTATAACTACGCTCTTCGAGTTTTCACGGAAAAGAAAGACTACACAGCGATGGATATCTTGATTGGAGACCTGAAGAAGGAGGGTCGAGTTATGGATGCCGAGACTTTTGGTCTTGTAGCTGATACTTTGGTCAAATTGGGGAAAGAAGATGAGGCATTGGgtatttttaagaatttggaCAAGTACAAGTGCTCTATAGATGAATTCACAGTTACTGCAATCATTAATGCTCTTTGTTCTAGAGGGCATCCTAAGAGGGCTGAAGGGGTAGTTTGGCATCACAAAGACAAGATTGCAGGCTCAATGCTTTGCATATACAGAAGTCTCCTTTATGGGTGGTCTGTGCAGAGGAATGTGAAAGAAGCTAGGAGGATTATTCAAGAGATGAAATCAAATGGGGTTGCCCCAGATTTAATTTGTTACAACACATTCCTCAGGTGCCTTTGTGAGCGGAATCTTAGACGTAATCCTTCAGGGCTTGTGCCTGAAGCCTTAAATGTGATGATGGAGATGAAGTCTTACAAGGTTTTCCCAACCTCGATCAGTTACAACATCTTGCTCTCATGTTTAGGAAAGACCAGAAGGGTTAAAGAATCTTgtcaaatactaaaaaaaatgaaacattCTGGTTGTGCTCCAGATTGGGTCAGCTATTATCTTGTAGCAAAGGTGTTGTTTCTGACTGGAAGATTTGGCAAAGGAAAAGATATAGTGGATCAAATGATCGGAAATGGTTTGGTACCAAACCATAAGTTCTACTACAGTTTGATTGGTATTCTCTGTGGGGTTGAAAGGGTGAATCGCGCTCTTGAACTTTTTGAGAAAATGAAGAGAAGTTCATTGGGTGGTTATGGACCAGTGTATGATGTGCTCATTCCAAAGCTTTGTAGAGGAGGGGATTTTGAGAAGGGAAGAGAGCTATGGGATGAAGCCACAGGCATGGGGATCTCTCTTCAGTGCTCAAGGGATGTTTTGGATCCTTCAATAACAGAAGTTTTCAAACCTAAAAGGCCAGAAAAAATCAGCCTTGAAGACAGTACAATAACTAAGCCtccaaataaagtaaaaaaactTTCAAGTAAAATGAAGGTGATGAGAACAAAATCTGcttcaatgaagaagaaaaagagaagaaataaataa